The genomic region GCCCCTGCAGGATTCCCGTGTTGGCTGCATAGCCGGAATTGAAGAGCAGGGCCGCCTCGGTCCCTTTGAAAGCGGCGAGGCGCTCCTCCAGAAGGGCGTGGGAGGACATGGTGCCGGAGACCAGGCGGCTGGCCCCGCTGCCGGCGCCAAATCGGGATGTGGCACTCAGGGCGGCCTCCACCAGGGCGGGGTGACTGGCCAGGCCAAGGTAATCGTTGGAGCAGAGCAGCAGGACCTCGCGCCCCTCCAGAACGACCCGGGGGCCCTGCGGGCTTTCGACGGTGCGCAGGGTGCGCAGCATCCCCCGACCGCGCAGCTCTTCCAGTTGGCGCCTCCAGTCTTCCATACTCATCCCTTCCAGACCCTCTGCGGGTGAAATTCGCCCATCCCGTCGACAAGCAGGGCCGAGGACTCGAGAGAGGCGATGACCGCATCCAAGCCCGAGCCCTCTCGTCGCAGGAAAATGGCCCGCCCGCCGCGCTCCTCCCCCTTCGGCTTGAGATGGGGAAAGCGGACGTACCCCAGGGCCGGAGACGCCACGTAGCCAGCGGTGTAGTCCGGGTCGTCGGACCAGCAGAGTTCGGCGACAATCCCCGGGGCGGAGAGAACCTTGGCCGCCAGCACCATCGCCTCCCGCACGTGCTCGTTGTCCAGGCCGAGAGGCCCAAGGACCCGGCGCAACTGCCGCTCGGCGTCCCGGGAAAGGCCCATGCGGCTGGCCCGCACCCCCCTGGCCGGGTCCGGCTCGAGGCGGTCCCCGGAATGGGCGTCCACCAGCATCGCGCCGCGCATGCTCTCCCCCCCCGGCGCAGCGCCGGCGGCCAGGGTGGCGACAGCCTGCTCGGCGGCACCGGTGGACACCCCCGCCTCGGCCAGAAAGTATAGGGCGGCCTCGCGCCCCTGCCGCCAGTCCTCTACCACTATTGTGGTCAGGTCGGGAAGCCGTCCGGTGCGCACCTCGGCCGCCTCAACGGCGTCGACAGAAAGGCGAACGGCATCGGCCCGCCCCCGGGGATGTTCCAGGGCGCGGCGCACCAGGGCCGCGGCCAAACACTCCAGATCCCCAGAAGGGGCAAGCCCTTCTGCCCCGGAAAGATGGGCTCCTCCGCGGGTGGCGTGCATGCGAATGCTGTACAGATCCTGAGTCATGGCGCAAAAAACTATCACGCCCCCAAAGAGTTGTCAACCTCGCCCCCTCGGAAGGTTGACAACTCCCCGCCCTTTTCCCCCGGGCCCTTTTGTGTTAATTTATTCAAAACCTTTTTTCCGCCGCCCCCCCACCGACCCGGCCCGTGCCGGTGAAAGAAGTCAAGACACCCCATGCTGCAGACCGCCCAGCCCCTCCTCTTCGCCGCCTTTGCCGCCTACCTTGGGTCCGTCGCCCTTTACCTGGCCCACCTGAAAGTGCGGAACCGATGGGTCTGGCGCGGCGCCTTCGCCCTGGTCGTGTCCGGGTTCCTGCTTCAGAGCGTCGTCCTCGGCCAGCGCTGGCTCAGCGCTGGATACCTTCCTGTGACCAACCTCTTCTCCACGCAGTTCTTCTTCAGCTGGTCCCTAGCCGCCACTTACCTCTATTTCGAACTGCGCTACCGCATTCATGCCGCGGGCCTGTTCGTCATGTTCCTCAACCTGCTTCTGCTCGGCAGCGCCCTGCCCCGGGACCCGGCCCTCCCCCCGCTGATCCCGGCTTTGGACACCCCCCTGTTCACCCTGCATATCATCTTCTCCTTTTCGGGCTACGCCTTTTTCGCCATGGCCTTCTCCCTCGGAGTTCTTTTCCTGGTACAGAAGCGGGTCGGCAGCCCCCTCCT from Desulfuromonas sp. harbors:
- a CDS encoding 6-carboxyhexanoate--CoA ligase, with protein sequence MTQDLYSIRMHATRGGAHLSGAEGLAPSGDLECLAAALVRRALEHPRGRADAVRLSVDAVEAAEVRTGRLPDLTTIVVEDWRQGREAALYFLAEAGVSTGAAEQAVATLAAGAAPGGESMRGAMLVDAHSGDRLEPDPARGVRASRMGLSRDAERQLRRVLGPLGLDNEHVREAMVLAAKVLSAPGIVAELCWSDDPDYTAGYVASPALGYVRFPHLKPKGEERGGRAIFLRREGSGLDAVIASLESSALLVDGMGEFHPQRVWKG
- the ccsA gene encoding cytochrome c biogenesis protein CcsA, with translation MLQTAQPLLFAAFAAYLGSVALYLAHLKVRNRWVWRGAFALVVSGFLLQSVVLGQRWLSAGYLPVTNLFSTQFFFSWSLAATYLYFELRYRIHAAGLFVMFLNLLLLGSALPRDPALPPLIPALDTPLFTLHIIFSFSGYAFFAMAFSLGVLFLVQKRVGSPLLPETALLRKLNEEAVFLGFCLFTLCMISGSIWAYVAWGYYFSWNIKGVWSFIVWLFYAGMCHAKFVRRWQGTGYALLSIAGFAVVLFTYLGIGLLLASNHPLE